From Rhodanobacteraceae bacterium, the proteins below share one genomic window:
- a CDS encoding ABC transporter, ATP-binding protein (cluster 9, phospholipid), which translates to MDPETGEAVIEVKNLHKRLGGQPVHEGIDLEVKRGELMSVIGASGSGKTTLLQQIIGLLPPDEGEIRVLGQTINQLEAWEARLLRRRWGVLFQQSALFSAMTVYDNLAFPVRELRKEGLAVDEDMLREGIALKLHMVGLAPEDAWKYPYELSGGMAKRAALARALMLEAELLFLDEPTSALDPAAASEFDKLVGQLHDELHLTALMITHDIYSVAALSNRIAVLAGGKLVTVGTLEEVAHFEHPFIADFFRSRPGEDRLRSVTAGGA; encoded by the coding sequence ATGGATCCCGAAACCGGCGAAGCGGTCATCGAAGTGAAGAACCTGCACAAGCGGCTCGGCGGACAGCCGGTCCACGAAGGCATCGATCTCGAAGTGAAGCGCGGCGAGCTGATGTCCGTAATCGGCGCCTCCGGATCGGGCAAGACCACCCTGTTGCAGCAGATCATCGGCCTGCTGCCGCCGGACGAGGGTGAAATCCGGGTGCTCGGGCAGACCATCAACCAGCTCGAAGCCTGGGAAGCGCGGCTGCTGCGCCGCCGCTGGGGCGTGCTGTTCCAGCAATCGGCGTTGTTCAGCGCGATGACGGTCTACGACAACCTCGCCTTTCCGGTGCGCGAGTTGCGCAAGGAAGGCCTTGCGGTCGACGAGGACATGCTGCGCGAGGGCATCGCGCTGAAGCTGCACATGGTCGGGCTTGCCCCCGAGGATGCGTGGAAATATCCGTACGAACTCTCCGGCGGCATGGCCAAGCGCGCCGCGCTGGCGCGTGCGCTGATGCTGGAAGCGGAACTGCTGTTCCTGGACGAACCCACCTCGGCGCTCGATCCCGCCGCCGCGTCTGAATTCGACAAGCTGGTCGGGCAGTTGCACGACGAGTTACATCTGACCGCGCTGATGATCACCCACGACATCTACAGCGTGGCAGCCTTGAGCAATCGCATCGCGGTGCTCGCCGGCGGAAAACTGGTCACGGTGGGCACGCTGGAGGAAGTGGCGCATTTCGAACATCCCTTCATCGCGGACTTCTTCCGCTCGCGGCCCGGCGAGGACCGCTTGCGCAGCGTGACGGCCGGCGGGGCTTGA